A single window of Myripristis murdjan chromosome 21, fMyrMur1.1, whole genome shotgun sequence DNA harbors:
- the LOC115380053 gene encoding T-lymphocyte activation antigen CD80-like → MVSLSVFLLVNLVAEAVTLGTHVRGTVGESVVLPCDLNTSTAIDPGRLRFHWQGTADPSVLYSFDKGRETPQYQSATYRSRSTASLSDMRRGIISVRLNNLTLEDDQKSFSAYVVLDVKGRLDRICPTTLHVAVPYENPNLTLNEEMMLAVCTSQGGFPEPVVTWQVQELPGNTNHVLQPVEANTTAVQHLQDRLFTVTSSINTSGGKYHSVTCLIHNPTSNVTLNVTIELSEREKQAPLSWVPVVAVVVGVLIAACAAAICIYKRCRGPPEDPAPCRPGSNQDKLNGTMSNGTNLAMLSKMQEDSPTGNAASATSDNATARTSDNAKEEESLINKSVNFDEGNGENLTV, encoded by the exons ATGGTCTCTTTATCAGTTTTTCTCCTGGTAAACCTCG TTGCTGAGGCAGTGACACTTGGGACACATGTCAGGGGTACAGTTGGGGAGTCAGTGGTCCTCCCCTGTGACCTGAACACCTCCACCGCCATTGACCCTGGCAGGCTCCGTTTTCACTGGCAAGGAACAGCGGACCCGTCGGTTCTGTACTCTTTTGACAAAGGACGCGAGACACCCCAATATCAAAGTGCGACTTATCGCAGCCGGAGCACAGCCTCTTTGTCAGACATGAGGAGGGGGATTATTTCAGTGAGACTGAACAACCTAACACTTGAAGACGACCAGAAATCTTTCAGTGCTTATGTGGTGCTTGATGTGAAAGGGAGACTTGATAGAATATGTCCAACCACTTTACATGTTGCAG TCCCTTATGAAAATCCCAACCTGACACTGAATGAAGAAATGATGTTGGCAGTCTGTACTTCCCAAGGGGGATTTCCTGAACCCGTGGTCACTTGGCAGGTCCAAGAGCTTCCGGGCAACACAAACCACGTGTTACAGCCAGTGGAGGCTAATACTACAGCTGTGCAACACCTTCAGGATCGTCTCTTCACTGTCACCAGTAGTATAAACACATCAGGAGGGAAATATCACTCAGTGACCTGCCTCATCCACAACCCCACCTCAAATGTGACTTTGAATGTCACCATCGAGCTATCTGAAC GTGAAAAACAGGCCCCTCTCTCTTGGGTTCCagttgttgcagttgttgttggaGTTTTAATTGCAGCTTGTGCAGCTGCTATATGCATCTACAAAAGAT GTAGAGGCCCACCTGAAGATCCAGCTCCCTGCAGGCCAGGAAGCAACCAGGATAAGCTTAATGGTACCATGTCAAATGGGACTAATCTAGCTATGCTCTCCAAGATGCAGGAAGACAGTCCTACAGGCAATGCTGCCTCAGCAACAAGTGACAATGCTACTGCTCGTACCAGTGATAatgcaaaagaagaagaatcacTTATAAACAAAAGTGTCAATTTTGACGAAGGAAATGGTGAAAATCTGACAGTGTGA